The nucleotide window CGCAACGGATGACGACACCACCGGCTCGAGCGACGGGAACGGCAACGGTCTCGTGGAGCCGGGCGAGACGATCGAGATCAGCGTCACGATCGGGAACGGAGGCCAGTCTGCCGCGGGGACGCTCACCGCGACACTGCATGACGGTGACCCCTATGTTTCGCTCTCGGACAGCACGGAGTCGCTGGGGACGATTCCCGCGGGCGGCGTCGTCGAGTTCAGCGACGCCTTCGTCGCGACGATCGGGAACGACGCTCCGAACGAGTACGAGGCCGTCTTCACACTCGAGGTGACCGACGACGCCAGGACGACGTGGACCGAAGAGGTCCGCGTCAAGGTCCTGAGACCCATCCTGGTACAGTACATGAACGACGTCGACGATTCGTCCGGTGACGGCGACGGCATCCCCGAGTCGGGAGAAACGGTCACGCTGTCGATCGACGTCTTGAACGAGGGCAACGGACTTGCCGACGTCGTGTCCGGCGTACTCTCGTATCCGGGCGCGGCGGTCACTATCACGGACAGTACGGACAACTGGGGCGACATCGCCCCCGCCGAGATCCGGACCGGCCTCGGGGGTTTCGTGTTCACCGTCTCGGCTCCGATCACGGACCACTTCCGACTGGAGCTGACGGATGCCTACGGCAAGTCCTGGACGCGGTACTTCGACCTGGAGGCGCCGTACCAGCCGACCGGCCTCGGAGGAAGTGTCCGAGGCACGACGATCGATCTGACCTGGGACGCCGTCGTGGTGGACGACGTCTGGGGCTACCGCGTCTACAGAAAGGACACGTTCGGCGGCAACTTCTCACTCATCACCGATCTGCATCTCGAGCACATGGCGTACTACAGCGACACGGGGCTCGAGGAGAAGCAGCTCTACTACTACCAGGTCACGGCCGTCGACTCCTCCGGCAACGAGACGCTCCCCTCGGACGTGCTCGAGATCAGTACGAATCCGCCTCTCCAGAACGGCTGGCCTCTCATGGGCGGCGAGACGAACTACGGTACTCCGGTCGCGGCCGACATCGACCTCGACGGGGACCTTGAGGTCCTCATCGGATCGAAGGACGTCTACTGCTGGCACGGTGACGGCATCGAGTATCACGACGGTGACGGCGACCCCAGGACCCACGGCATCTACGCCACGGATCCGACGGGCGGGTTCCGCTCCTCGCTGACGGTCGGCGAACTCGACGGAGACGAGTATCCCGAGATCATCGGCGCGGCCTGGGGCAACGTCGGCACGGAGGCCGATCCGGTCTACGAGGTCTGGGCCTGGAACGGCGAGGACGGGACGGTGCTGAGCGGCTGGCCGGTCACGACGACGAGGTTCAGCTGGGCGACGCCGTCGCTCGGCGACCTCGACGGTGACGGACTCCACGACGTGGCGCTCCCGTGCGCCGACGGCTTCATGTACGCCTGGTCCTCGGACGGCACCGAGCTCATCGACGGAGACGGTGACCCCGCGACCACGGGCATCTTCGCGTCGCTCGACCACCAGTGGTGCTACGGCTCGGCGGCGCTGGTCGACATCGACGGCGACGGCGACCTCGAGATCATCGCGCCATCGCGTTCCGACAGCATCTACTGCTGGAACCCCGACGGCACCGACGTGCCGGGATGGCCGGTCGGGGTCACCGCGAACGCTCAGAGCTCCATCACGGTCGGCGACGTGGACAACGACGGCGACATCGAGGTGATAGCCGGGACGAATGACGACTCCGTCTGGCTGTTCGAGCACGACGGATCGACGGCGACGGGATGGCCGAAGACGCATGTCCTGAACAGCGACTTCCCCCCAACCGCGTCGCTGGCGGACATCGACACGGACGGGGACCTCGAGATCATCATGCCGGCGTCTGACGGCTCGGTCATGATCTGGCACCACGACGGAAGCGGCGTAACGAACTGGCCGGTGTTGCTCGATTCCAACTCGCACTCGACGGTCTCGGTGGGCGACATCGACGAGGACTCCGATCTGGAGATCCTGGTCGGATGCGACAGCGGGAAGGTCTACGCTTTCGACGCGGACGGATCGCTCCTCGAGGGCTGGCCGATCCAGACCGGAGGCGAGATCTACTCATGTCCCACGATCGACGATGTCGACAACGACGGCGACACGGAGGTCATCGTGTCGAGCTTCGACCAGAACGTCTACATCTGGGATACCGAGGGTGATTACGCCGGCGGGGACGGCGTCGAATGGGGCACGTTCCTCCACGACTACATGCACACGGGCCACTACGGGCTTGAGCTGCCCGTCAACGTGCCGGGCGACTTCGTCGAGCCGCCGCTCCTCGGACTGGCGCAGAACGTCCCGAACCCCTTCAATCCCGTCACGACGATCGCGTTCTCGGTGCCGAGCGGAGGGGCCGAGCTCGACCTCTCCGTCTACACGGTCGACGGACGCATCGTCGCCCGACTTGCCTCGGGCGACTTCCCCGCGGGCGACCACCAGGTCACGTGGGACGGGCGGGACGGCGCAGGGCGCTCGGTCTCGTCGGGCGTCTATTTCGTCCGCCTCTCAGGCAAGGGAGCGCAGCAGGTCCGGAAGATGACGCTGCTCAAATAGACTCCCTGCGTCTCGCTCCACAAGCAACAGGGCGGGCCCGCTGTCGGGCCCGCCCTTCTTCGTCCGTCGTATCGACCCGGTCAGTGGGGCCGGGACCGTTCACACGCTTCAATCCTCGAGCTCGGCCCACCGTTCGTAGAGCTCGTCGACGCGGGCCCTCAGGGCGCGCTGTTCGTTGACGAGCACGCGCATCTTCTCGCCGTCAGTGTAGACCGAGGGATCCACGAGCTCGATGTCGAGTTCCTCGAGCCGGCGTTCGGAGGACGCGATCTCCTCGAGGATACCCCTTCGCTCCTCTCGGGCGCGGCTCTTCGACGCCGACCGGCGCCTCCTCTCTTCCGCCTCGCGGCGCTTCTGCGCCTTGCTCTTGGGACCGCCGCTCTTCGGCCGCTCCCTGCGGCGTCCGGCGGTCTCGCTCCGGCCCCCGGCCTCGACGGCCTCGCGCTCCTTCTTCCACAGGTAATCGCTGTAGCTCCCGTGGAACAGCCGGAGATTCCCGGAGTCGACCTCGATGACCTTGTTCGCGATCGCATCCATGAACGAGCGGTCGTGGGACACCAGACAGATGGTCCCCGCGTAGCCTGCCAGCGCCTCCTCGAGGACCTCGCGCGAGGCCATGTCGAGGTGGTTCGTCGGCTCATCCAGAAGCAGGAAGTTGGCCGGTCGAAGCAGCATCTTCGCGATCGCGACTCGGCTCTTCTCGCCGCCCGACAGCACGCGGACCTTCTTCTGGATGTCGTCCCCGTGGAAGAGGAAGGCACCGAGAAGGCCGCGCAGACGGGGCCGCATCTCGTCCGGCGCGACCGAGGCGACCTCCTCGAAGACCGTGTTGTCGCCGTTCAGGCTCTTCGCAGGATTCTGCCCGAAATACTGGAGCGTCACGTTGTGCCCGAGCCTGCGTTCCCCCGCATCGATCGGTACGATGCCGCCCATGATCTTGAGCAGCGTCGACTTGCCCGCGCCGTTCGCGCCGACCAGGGCGACCCTGTCGCCCCGTGCGACATCGAGGTCGAGAGAGCGGAAGACGACCTTGTCCCCGTAGGCCTGACGCACGCCCTTCAGGGACACGGTGACGGAGCCGCCGCGCTCCGGGTCCGGGAACTCGAACCGGATGGACTTTCCGTCGGTCGGGACCTCGACGAGCTCGGATCTGACGCGCTCGATCATCTTCTCGCGGCTGCGAACGAGCGCCGTCTTCGCCTTGTTGCCCTTGAACCGGGCGACGAAACTCTGGTAGTGGGCGATGCGTCGTTCCTGCTGTTCGCGGGTCGCCCGGAGCGTCTCCCGCCGCTTCTCCCTGAGCTCGCGGAATGCGGCGTAGTTCCCGGAGTAGTCGACGAGACCCTCGACCGACAGCTCACTGATGCGGGTGACGACGTTGTCGAGGAACGTCCTGTCGTGCGACACCAGGATGACGGCGCCCTGATACTCCTTCAGGTAGTCCTCGAGCCACATCATCGACTCGAGGTCGAGGTGGTTCGTGGGCTCGTCGAGCAGGAGAACGGACGGATCCTCGAGCAGGAGGCGCGCGAGAGCGATCCGCATCTGCCAGCCGCCGCTGAACTCCTCCGTCTTTCTGCCGTGGTCGCTCTCGCTGAAACCGAGACCGGACAGCACCGTCGCCGCGCGCGCCTCGACTGTGAAGCCGTCCCGCGCGTCGAACTCGTGCTGCAGCTTCGCGTACTCGGCCAGTGTCTCGTCGTGAAGCGGTCCCTCGGAGGGAAGGTCGGCCATCCGGTGTTCCAGGTCCCGTAGCCGGTCCTCGATCTCCGTCACGCGTGAGAAGACCGTCATCACCTCTTCGAAGAGGGTCCGGCCGGCCATCGTCAGCTGCTCCTGGGGCAGGTAGCCGAAGGTCGTGCCCTTCGTGCAGAGCACCTCTCCCCTCTCCGGGACGAGATCGCCCATGAGCAGGCGGAGCAGCGTCGTCTTGCCCGACCCGTTCGGTCCGACGAGACCGACGCGGTCGCGGTCGCCGACGCGCCACGAGATGTCCTTCAGGATGGGCTGTCCCGCGAAGGAGACGGTGATGTTCTCGAGCTGGACCACGGCCGCCCCTGCGAAGAACGCGCCCGCCACACACGGCCGGACGCGCGACATGGTGTGTTCGTCCTGCTGACTCCCGCTCGGTCTGAGACCTCCGCACCTCGCGGGTGGGTCAGTATACTATCCTGGGCCGTTGTTGGCCAGTGACGCGGGCCGCACATCTCGTAAAACCCTCTGCGGCCCGCGCGTGTCACATGGATGCGCGGCGACAGCGGGCGCGACCGGTGACCGCAACAGGGGATGTACGACTTCCCCTGCCGCAGGCACGTCATCTCTCCCGCAGACGACGCGCCGAGATGAGCCCTACCCGCGAGTCCAGGAGGTTCCAGGCATGAAGAAACACCTCAAGTGGATGGTACCCGCCGCCGTGGTCGTCGCTGTCACCCTGGCGGTCGTCATGAGGCCAGGCC belongs to Candidatus Effluviviaceae Genus V sp. and includes:
- a CDS encoding T9SS type A sorting domain-containing protein, which produces PTVIRTVSWIESNYTGGSDTAERIRMFLQDAYATWGTTYVLLGGDTNYVPTRMAYTAYYGGWEVSTDLYFSDLDGNWNGDGDSRIGEGFAGVSAPGDSVDLYPDLFVGRAPAATQIEAETFVDKCLTYEKTPTPHFTDRILYLAEVLFPYDWEPGELISTDGAAQVVEPTLSFVPPSVNKVLLYQNHTEFPASEELNRQSAIDSINLGYNIVSHVGHGNKNILRVSKNNYITVQDADAFTNTYPKSGFAWLLDCTSAAIEYDAIAEHLMNNQGGGATSVFGPTRYCFPSTADEYYYNWFEDFYTQGVTKAGVVSASCKIPHIPDAQYDNTDRWTQMSYVFLGDPEHDLWTGRPADLTVSHPSDIPLSEYDLSVTVTDPSAVDSALVCVVKDAEVYATGYTDASGQVVLSFSPETTGTMTITVTAPDHLPYEDTINVTAVSGAHLTLRDTATDDDTTGSSDGNGNGLVEPGETIEISVTIGNGGQSAAGTLTATLHDGDPYVSLSDSTESLGTIPAGGVVEFSDAFVATIGNDAPNEYEAVFTLEVTDDARTTWTEEVRVKVLRPILVQYMNDVDDSSGDGDGIPESGETVTLSIDVLNEGNGLADVVSGVLSYPGAAVTITDSTDNWGDIAPAEIRTGLGGFVFTVSAPITDHFRLELTDAYGKSWTRYFDLEAPYQPTGLGGSVRGTTIDLTWDAVVVDDVWGYRVYRKDTFGGNFSLITDLHLEHMAYYSDTGLEEKQLYYYQVTAVDSSGNETLPSDVLEISTNPPLQNGWPLMGGETNYGTPVAADIDLDGDLEVLIGSKDVYCWHGDGIEYHDGDGDPRTHGIYATDPTGGFRSSLTVGELDGDEYPEIIGAAWGNVGTEADPVYEVWAWNGEDGTVLSGWPVTTTRFSWATPSLGDLDGDGLHDVALPCADGFMYAWSSDGTELIDGDGDPATTGIFASLDHQWCYGSAALVDIDGDGDLEIIAPSRSDSIYCWNPDGTDVPGWPVGVTANAQSSITVGDVDNDGDIEVIAGTNDDSVWLFEHDGSTATGWPKTHVLNSDFPPTASLADIDTDGDLEIIMPASDGSVMIWHHDGSGVTNWPVLLDSNSHSTVSVGDIDEDSDLEILVGCDSGKVYAFDADGSLLEGWPIQTGGEIYSCPTIDDVDNDGDTEVIVSSFDQNVYIWDTEGDYAGGDGVEWGTFLHDYMHTGHYGLELPVNVPGDFVEPPLLGLAQNVPNPFNPVTTIAFSVPSGGAELDLSVYTVDGRIVARLASGDFPAGDHQVTWDGRDGAGRSVSSGVYFVRLSGKGAQQVRKMTLLK
- a CDS encoding ATP-binding cassette domain-containing protein, which codes for MSRVRPCVAGAFFAGAAVVQLENITVSFAGQPILKDISWRVGDRDRVGLVGPNGSGKTTLLRLLMGDLVPERGEVLCTKGTTFGYLPQEQLTMAGRTLFEEVMTVFSRVTEIEDRLRDLEHRMADLPSEGPLHDETLAEYAKLQHEFDARDGFTVEARAATVLSGLGFSESDHGRKTEEFSGGWQMRIALARLLLEDPSVLLLDEPTNHLDLESMMWLEDYLKEYQGAVILVSHDRTFLDNVVTRISELSVEGLVDYSGNYAAFRELREKRRETLRATREQQERRIAHYQSFVARFKGNKAKTALVRSREKMIERVRSELVEVPTDGKSIRFEFPDPERGGSVTVSLKGVRQAYGDKVVFRSLDLDVARGDRVALVGANGAGKSTLLKIMGGIVPIDAGERRLGHNVTLQYFGQNPAKSLNGDNTVFEEVASVAPDEMRPRLRGLLGAFLFHGDDIQKKVRVLSGGEKSRVAIAKMLLRPANFLLLDEPTNHLDMASREVLEEALAGYAGTICLVSHDRSFMDAIANKVIEVDSGNLRLFHGSYSDYLWKKEREAVEAGGRSETAGRRRERPKSGGPKSKAQKRREAEERRRRSASKSRAREERRGILEEIASSERRLEELDIELVDPSVYTDGEKMRVLVNEQRALRARVDELYERWAELED